From one Poseidonibacter antarcticus genomic stretch:
- a CDS encoding HipA N-terminal domain-containing protein, with the protein MNKDKLKVYLNKTHNGNLAYEEEQYIFNYTSDAKDVVSLTMPIRSASWNSKKLHPIFQMNLPEGALKEAIVNHFSKIQTMDDMNLLALIGPYMLGRVEFEDINSSDSTLELSSILHSSKQNLFSELMDKFAIRSGVSGVQPKLLLKAQDKKTMKFEHYIVKSWEPQYS; encoded by the coding sequence ATGAACAAAGATAAATTAAAAGTATATTTAAACAAAACTCATAATGGAAACTTAGCTTATGAAGAAGAACAATATATTTTCAACTATACAAGCGATGCAAAAGATGTAGTAAGTTTAACTATGCCTATAAGAAGTGCTAGCTGGAATAGCAAAAAACTTCATCCAATATTTCAGATGAATCTACCAGAAGGTGCTTTGAAAGAGGCTATTGTAAATCATTTCTCAAAAATCCAAACTATGGATGATATGAACCTATTGGCTCTTATAGGTCCATATATGCTTGGTCGTGTGGAGTTTGAAGATATAAATAGTAGTGATAGTACTCTTGAACTATCAAGTATCCTACATTCATCTAAACAAAATCTTTTTAGTGAACTAATGGATAAGTTTGCTATTCGTTCTGGAGTGTCTGGAGTACAACCAAAACTATTATTAAAAGCTCAAGATAAGAAAACTATGAAGTTTGAACACTATATAGTGAAATCTTGGGAACCACAATACTCATAA
- a CDS encoding helix-turn-helix domain-containing protein, whose protein sequence is MNLEQLGLEITTLRKEKKYSQDDMENFSGITKRTISKIENGFVDEVGIKKVETILDLLGYEFSIRPKNRPKTLEELQDEQR, encoded by the coding sequence ATGAATCTTGAACAATTAGGGTTAGAAATAACAACTTTACGCAAAGAGAAAAAATACTCACAAGATGATATGGAAAATTTTAGTGGTATCACAAAAAGAACAATCTCCAAAATAGAAAATGGTTTTGTTGATGAAGTAGGGATAAAAAAGGTTGAGACTATTTTAGATTTACTTGGATATGAATTTAGTATCAGACCAAAAAATCGACCAAAGACACTAGAAGAGTTACAAGATGAACAAAGATAA